A single genomic interval of Shewanella halotolerans harbors:
- a CDS encoding response regulator transcription factor translates to MPQATPQPMPLYLVDDDEAVLDSLSFMLRQFGYEMTTFVSGLHFLEEVDLSQPGCVILDSRMPAISGQALQQELLAKQSPLGIIFLTGHGDLPMAVNAFRQGACDFFQKPVSGQALAAAIDKSMLHSQKAFEALQLSHNLATLSDREHQVLELLIQGKTNKQLSEALFLSLRTIEVHRSNVMKKLKVHNLAELAKYSQI, encoded by the coding sequence ATGCCGCAAGCCACGCCGCAACCTATGCCCCTCTATCTGGTGGACGATGACGAAGCCGTCCTCGACTCCCTCAGCTTCATGCTGCGCCAGTTCGGCTATGAGATGACCACCTTCGTCTCTGGCCTGCACTTCCTGGAAGAGGTAGATCTGAGCCAGCCGGGCTGCGTCATACTCGATAGCCGTATGCCGGCCATCAGTGGTCAGGCACTGCAGCAAGAGCTTCTAGCGAAACAAAGCCCCCTTGGGATCATCTTCCTCACCGGCCATGGCGACCTGCCCATGGCGGTCAATGCCTTTCGTCAGGGTGCCTGCGACTTCTTTCAGAAGCCGGTATCGGGTCAGGCCCTGGCGGCCGCCATCGACAAGAGCATGCTCCACAGCCAGAAGGCCTTCGAGGCGCTGCAGCTGAGCCACAACCTGGCCACCCTGAGCGATCGCGAGCATCAGGTGCTTGAGTTGCTTATCCAGGGCAAGACCAACAAGCAGCTCTCCGAGGCGCTGTTCTTGTCCCTGCGCACCATAGAGGTACACAGATCCAACGTGATGAAAAAGCTCAAGGTGCACAACCTGGCCGAATTAGCCAAGTACAGTCAGATCTGA
- a CDS encoding sensor histidine kinase — protein sequence MKGRLGFALIRCWKGSLGRLKGALICFLLPFCLLQVGNVLASESANEIGDAIVDASVSDKVNLVHLRVGVLANHGVQKGIERWQPMMDYLSQEVPGTHFEVVPVDFDEMSRQLLEHELQFIVTNPGQYFNLSSNFPLSWLATMKSHMHGGATFAIGSTIIVRADSEIYTLKDLEGKHLVASDPQALGGYQAAIGLLHKMGYNPENYFGSLRFLGFPLEPIVYQVRDGTVDAAITPFCTLEEMIQDGLVKKEDFRVIHPTMPAGYECLVSTQLYPNWSFAAADTVPPAITQKITQALYALGPDHPAAIQAKTLGWTAPISQLKVIKLFKELQLKAPPPPLHYTVLKWMEKNKEWGLALLLLFLVSTVYHLWLEYKFRQKSDFLIDTERQLKDKALQVERMKSAAILGEIGSGLAHELNQPIAAITQYSEGGMMQLNSRGDADSDLYELLAKINAQSARAGAVVHRIRGLLKRRKSQYEALSLDEVITNTLALFRREFQQQGIVLTQEVRGEPYSLFGDGVGLSQVLVNLIKNSLDAMAEMKPDREKRLLLTVEYGAQQATLKLVDNGPGLKGKAQDLMASFYSTKDDGLGLGLAICCDVMRQHKGQFTIDNCADHADLPWREGCVVSLSLPRNSGAC from the coding sequence ATGAAAGGGCGATTGGGATTTGCACTCATAAGGTGTTGGAAGGGGAGCTTAGGGCGGCTCAAGGGCGCGCTGATCTGCTTCTTATTGCCTTTCTGTCTGCTTCAAGTCGGCAATGTCTTGGCTAGTGAGAGCGCCAATGAGATAGGCGATGCGATAGTCGATGCCTCGGTTAGCGACAAGGTGAACCTCGTGCATCTCAGGGTCGGGGTGCTGGCCAATCACGGGGTGCAGAAGGGAATAGAGCGCTGGCAGCCCATGATGGACTACCTGTCGCAGGAGGTGCCTGGCACCCATTTTGAGGTGGTGCCGGTGGATTTCGATGAGATGAGCCGCCAGCTGCTGGAACACGAGCTGCAGTTTATCGTCACCAACCCGGGGCAATACTTTAATCTCAGCAGCAACTTCCCCCTCTCCTGGCTGGCGACCATGAAGAGCCATATGCATGGCGGCGCCACCTTTGCCATCGGCTCCACCATCATAGTGCGCGCCGATAGTGAGATCTACACCCTCAAGGATCTCGAAGGCAAACATCTGGTGGCCAGCGATCCCCAGGCCTTGGGGGGCTATCAGGCCGCCATCGGCCTGCTGCATAAGATGGGTTACAACCCGGAGAACTACTTCGGCTCGCTGCGCTTCCTGGGCTTTCCCCTGGAGCCCATCGTCTATCAGGTGCGTGACGGCACGGTCGATGCGGCCATCACCCCCTTCTGCACCCTGGAGGAGATGATTCAGGACGGCCTGGTGAAGAAGGAGGATTTCAGGGTGATCCACCCCACCATGCCGGCGGGCTACGAGTGTCTGGTGAGTACTCAGCTCTATCCCAATTGGTCCTTTGCCGCCGCCGATACCGTGCCGCCGGCCATCACCCAGAAGATCACCCAGGCCCTCTATGCTCTGGGGCCAGATCATCCCGCCGCCATTCAGGCCAAGACCCTGGGCTGGACGGCGCCCATCAGTCAGCTCAAGGTGATCAAGTTGTTTAAGGAGCTGCAGCTCAAGGCGCCACCGCCGCCACTGCACTACACGGTGTTGAAGTGGATGGAGAAGAACAAGGAGTGGGGCCTGGCGTTGTTGTTGCTGTTTCTGGTGTCCACCGTCTATCACCTCTGGCTTGAGTATAAGTTCAGGCAGAAGAGCGACTTTCTGATCGACACCGAGCGTCAGCTCAAGGATAAGGCGCTGCAGGTGGAGCGGATGAAGAGTGCGGCTATTCTCGGCGAGATAGGCTCGGGTCTGGCCCATGAGCTGAATCAGCCCATCGCCGCCATCACCCAATACAGCGAGGGGGGCATGATGCAGCTCAACAGCCGCGGCGATGCCGACTCAGATCTGTATGAGCTGCTGGCCAAGATCAATGCCCAGTCTGCCCGGGCTGGCGCAGTGGTGCACCGCATCCGAGGCCTGCTCAAGCGGCGTAAATCCCAGTATGAAGCCCTGTCTCTGGATGAAGTGATCACCAACACACTGGCGCTGTTTCGCCGCGAGTTTCAGCAGCAGGGGATAGTGCTCACCCAGGAGGTGCGCGGTGAACCCTACAGCCTGTTTGGCGACGGCGTCGGCCTGAGTCAGGTGCTGGTGAATCTCATCAAGAACAGCCTGGACGCCATGGCGGAGATGAAACCCGACAGGGAGAAGCGATTGCTGCTGACCGTTGAATATGGCGCCCAGCAGGCGACCCTTAAGCTGGTGGACAACGGCCCCGGCCTCAAGGGCAAGGCGCAGGATCTTATGGCCTCCTTCTACTCCACCAAGGACGACGGCCTGGGACTGGGTCTGGCCATCTGCTGCGACGTGATGCGTCAGCATAAGGGCCAGTTCACCATAGATAACTGCGCCGATCATGCCGACCTTCCCTGGCGGGAGGGATGCGTGGTGAGTTTGAGTTTGCCAAGAAACTCGGGGGCTTGTTAG
- the cydD gene encoding heme ABC transporter permease/ATP-binding protein CydD codes for MDKTLEKVLGRWLKQQKSACGAYLNLTVLFGVLTGFALVAQAYLLATMLHGLIIENLPREAFTSEFIALIAVIVLRSALAYGRERISFKAGMLLRSHIRQSVLDKLVELGPVFIKGRPAGSWASIVLEQVEDLHDFYAKYLPQMMLAGFIPLTILAVVFPINWAAGIILLATAPLIPLFMILVGMGAADANRKNFGALSRLSGHFMDRLRGLGTLRLFHAGEREQQAIESASEEFRSRTMAVLRMAFLSSAVLEFFAAVSIAVLAVYFGFSFLDHLDFGHYGAGMTLFIGLFVLILAPEFYQPLRDMGTHYHAKAQAIGAAEALMELLNHQVDEAVDVPRVPFTSETPLSIKLQGAEVLSPDGQVLLGPITAEVIGGEQLAIVGPSGAGKTSLLNMLLGFLSYRGSVLINGVELSSLDRESYRHHLAWLGQEPQLFHGTIGDNVAMGKTMSDEAIYTLLDDARIGDFVRAQLLGLAHPIGEQSAGVSVGQAQRLCLARALGQSAKLFVLDEPTASLDSHSEAAVMQALIDARQGATSLLVTHRLDALIDMDKIWVLDGGKLVQQGDYHTLRAEPGLFSDLCHRQEEA; via the coding sequence ATGGATAAGACCCTCGAAAAAGTCCTCGGCCGCTGGCTTAAGCAGCAAAAATCGGCCTGTGGCGCCTACCTTAATCTGACCGTGTTGTTTGGTGTGCTTACCGGCTTCGCCCTGGTGGCCCAGGCCTATCTGCTGGCGACCATGCTTCACGGTCTGATCATCGAAAACCTGCCTCGAGAGGCCTTTACCAGCGAGTTTATCGCCCTGATTGCGGTAATAGTGCTGCGCTCAGCGCTGGCCTATGGCCGTGAGCGCATCAGTTTCAAGGCGGGCATGTTGCTGCGAAGTCATATTCGCCAGAGTGTGCTCGATAAGCTGGTGGAGCTAGGGCCTGTGTTTATCAAGGGGCGCCCGGCGGGCAGCTGGGCCAGCATAGTGCTGGAGCAGGTGGAAGACCTTCACGATTTCTACGCTAAATATCTGCCGCAGATGATGCTGGCGGGCTTCATTCCCCTGACCATATTGGCCGTGGTGTTTCCCATCAACTGGGCGGCAGGGATCATTCTGCTGGCAACGGCGCCGCTGATCCCTCTGTTTATGATCTTGGTGGGCATGGGCGCCGCCGATGCTAACCGCAAAAACTTCGGCGCCCTGTCGCGTCTGAGCGGCCACTTCATGGATAGGCTGAGGGGGCTTGGTACCTTGCGTCTGTTCCACGCGGGTGAGCGGGAGCAGCAGGCGATCGAGAGCGCCTCGGAGGAGTTTCGCAGCCGCACCATGGCGGTGCTGCGCATGGCGTTTCTTAGCTCGGCGGTACTGGAGTTCTTCGCCGCCGTCTCTATCGCCGTGCTGGCCGTCTATTTCGGTTTTAGCTTTTTAGATCATCTCGACTTTGGTCACTACGGCGCCGGTATGACGCTGTTTATCGGCCTGTTTGTGCTGATTCTGGCGCCTGAGTTTTATCAGCCACTGCGGGATATGGGCACTCACTATCATGCCAAGGCCCAGGCCATAGGGGCCGCCGAGGCGCTGATGGAGCTGCTGAATCATCAAGTGGATGAGGCTGTTGATGTGCCGCGCGTGCCTTTTACCAGTGAAACGCCTTTGAGCATTAAGCTGCAAGGGGCCGAGGTGTTAAGCCCGGACGGCCAGGTGTTGCTGGGGCCGATAACGGCCGAGGTTATCGGCGGCGAACAGCTTGCCATCGTCGGGCCGAGCGGGGCGGGTAAGACCAGCCTGCTCAACATGCTATTGGGCTTCTTATCCTATCGCGGCAGTGTCCTGATAAATGGTGTGGAGCTGAGCAGCTTAGACAGGGAGAGCTACCGCCATCACCTCGCCTGGCTGGGGCAGGAGCCGCAGCTGTTTCACGGCACCATAGGCGACAACGTCGCCATGGGTAAGACGATGTCGGATGAAGCCATTTATACATTGCTGGACGATGCTCGTATCGGCGACTTCGTGCGGGCACAGCTTCTTGGGCTCGCTCATCCCATAGGGGAGCAGAGCGCCGGTGTGTCCGTGGGGCAGGCGCAGCGTCTGTGTCTGGCACGGGCGCTAGGTCAGTCGGCCAAGCTGTTTGTGCTTGATGAGCCGACCGCCAGCCTGGATAGCCACAGCGAGGCGGCGGTGATGCAGGCGCTTATTGATGCGCGCCAGGGCGCTACCAGTCTGTTGGTTACCCATCGCCTGGATGCCCTCATCGATATGGATAAGATCTGGGTGCTGGATGGCGGCAAGCTGGTGCAGCAGGGGGATTATCACACCCTGAGGGCCGAGCCTGGGCTGTTTAGCGACCTGTGTCATCGACAGGAGGAGGCGTAA
- the cydC gene encoding heme ABC transporter ATP-binding protein/permease CydC codes for MKHLLPFIKLFKRQWLMMLVGLLLSLTTLMAGIGLLSLSGWFLSATAVAGLSVVTAQAFNYFTPAGGVRFLSIARTASRYGERLATHEATFRLLTELRTWAWGKLMPLSAKDLSHLRGGDLLNRLVADIDTLDHLYLRLITPLLASLLMIAALYGFLAWFDSELAQTLCGVLLSLWFLLPLVFYRLGHGPGIAQLESRRQYRVLLLEYLQGQAELTLFGAEKRFRNELDSAQAKLFTSQSTMTAVTALSQALLILSHGLALVLLCYLAADGVGDKVPPGPLLALVVFMTLACIEMLMPLAGAFQHLSACVQAAERVSEITERRPSIGYGEEVSLAASRGALSIAGVSFGYQPGQQVLDDLSLEVKPGEKLTLLGQTGCGKSSLLSLITREWTPDAGTILLDGRPIEAYSEQALRRAMTVVSQRIYLFAGTLRDNLTLAQFEQAPEGSRAERKAWREANDAKLIEVLERVGLGALTQGDKPLDNWIGEGGRQLSGGERRRIGVARALLRDAPLLLLDEPTEGLDQRTEREIMALLLEFAKDKTMVMISHRLTAMDKMDSIHLMEAGKIRISGTHQSLLAQDDHYASLNRVLS; via the coding sequence ATGAAACACCTGCTGCCTTTTATCAAGCTGTTTAAGCGCCAGTGGCTGATGATGCTGGTGGGCCTGCTGCTGAGCCTGACTACACTCATGGCGGGGATCGGCCTGCTGTCGCTGTCGGGCTGGTTCCTGTCGGCTACTGCGGTAGCCGGACTGAGTGTGGTGACCGCCCAGGCTTTTAACTATTTCACCCCGGCCGGTGGGGTGCGTTTCCTCTCCATCGCCCGCACCGCCAGCCGCTATGGCGAGCGTCTGGCGACCCACGAGGCCACCTTCCGCCTGCTGACCGAGCTGCGCACTTGGGCCTGGGGCAAGCTGATGCCACTGAGCGCCAAGGATCTCAGCCATCTGCGCGGCGGCGATCTGCTCAACCGTTTGGTGGCGGACATAGATACACTGGATCATCTCTATCTGCGGCTTATCACGCCGCTGCTGGCCTCGCTCTTGATGATCGCCGCCCTGTATGGCTTTCTCGCCTGGTTCGATAGTGAGCTGGCGCAGACCCTGTGCGGCGTGCTGCTGAGCCTCTGGTTCCTGCTGCCTCTGGTTTTCTATCGTTTGGGCCACGGGCCGGGCATCGCCCAGCTGGAGAGCCGCCGTCAGTATCGGGTGCTGCTGCTGGAATACCTGCAAGGCCAGGCGGAGCTGACCCTGTTTGGCGCCGAGAAGCGCTTCAGGAACGAGCTGGATAGTGCCCAGGCCAAGCTGTTTACTAGCCAGTCCACCATGACGGCGGTGACCGCCCTGAGTCAAGCGCTGCTGATCTTAAGCCATGGGCTGGCGCTGGTGCTGCTCTGTTATCTCGCCGCCGATGGGGTGGGGGATAAGGTGCCGCCAGGGCCGCTGCTGGCGCTGGTGGTGTTTATGACCCTGGCCTGTATCGAGATGTTGATGCCGCTGGCTGGTGCCTTTCAGCATCTGTCGGCCTGCGTGCAGGCGGCCGAGCGGGTGAGTGAGATCACCGAGCGTCGCCCCAGCATTGGCTATGGGGAAGAGGTTAGCCTGGCGGCGAGTCGCGGCGCACTGTCTATCGCGGGTGTCAGCTTCGGCTATCAGCCGGGCCAGCAGGTATTGGACGATTTGAGCCTGGAGGTGAAACCGGGCGAGAAGCTAACCCTGCTGGGCCAGACCGGCTGCGGCAAGTCGAGCCTGTTGTCGCTCATCACCCGGGAGTGGACGCCCGATGCGGGCACTATCTTGCTCGATGGCCGGCCGATCGAGGCCTATAGCGAGCAGGCGCTGCGTCGCGCCATGACGGTGGTGAGTCAGCGTATCTATCTGTTTGCCGGCACCTTGCGAGACAACCTGACTCTGGCGCAGTTTGAGCAGGCACCCGAGGGCAGCCGCGCCGAGCGTAAGGCTTGGCGTGAGGCCAACGATGCCAAGTTAATTGAGGTGTTAGAGCGTGTCGGTCTGGGAGCATTAACCCAAGGCGACAAGCCGCTGGATAACTGGATAGGCGAGGGCGGCAGACAGCTCTCAGGCGGCGAACGTCGCCGTATCGGCGTGGCCAGGGCGCTGCTGCGTGACGCACCATTATTGCTGCTGGACGAGCCAACCGAAGGGCTGGATCAACGCACCGAGCGGGAGATCATGGCGCTGCTGCTGGAGTTTGCCAAGGACAAGACCATGGTGATGATCAGCCACAGACTGACGGCCATGGACAAGATGGATAGCATCCACCTGATGGAGGCGGGCAAGATCCGCATCAGCGGTACTCACCAAAGCCTGCTTGCCCAGGATGACCACTACGCTAGTTTGAACCGTGTGCTAAGTTAA
- the putA gene encoding bifunctional proline dehydrogenase/L-glutamate gamma-semialdehyde dehydrogenase PutA yields the protein MFKASEVLTGRYDSATLDELFTAITNNYIVDEEQYLSELIKLVPSSDDEIQRITKRAHDLVHKVRQYDKKGLMVGIDAFLQQYSLETQEGIILMCLAEALLRIPDAATADALIDDKLSGAKWDEHLSKSDSTLVNASTWGLMLTGKIISLDKSIDGKPSSLLNRLVNRLGEPVIRQAMLAAMKIMGKQFVLGRTVQEALKNSTDKRKLGYTHSYDMLGEAALTMKDAQKYYQDYSNAIAALGAQHYDESEAPRPTISIKLSALHPRYEVANEDRTMTELYDTLVKLVSQARSLNVGVSIDAEEVDRLELSLKLFQKLYNSDAAKGWGLLGLVVQAYSKRALPVLCWITRLAKDQGDEIPVRLVKGAYWDSELKWAQVAGEGGYPLFTRKAGTDVSYLACARYLLSDATRGAIYPQFASHNAQTVAAITDMAGDRLYEFQRLHGMGEELYDTLLAESGVSTVRIYAPVGAHKDLLPYLVRRLLENGANTSFVHKLVDPKTPIESLVVHPLTTLQSYKTLANNKIVQPIDIFGAERKNSKGINMNIISESEPFFAALDKFKDQQWSAGPIVNGETLSGETIEVKSPYDTTQIVGKVAFANNQAIEQALASAHNAFGSWCSTPVEVRANALQKLADLLEENREELIALCTREAGKSIQDGIDEVREAVDFCRYYAVQAKKMMGKPELLPGPTGELNELFLQGRGVFVCISPWNFPLAIFLGQVTAALAAGNTVVAKPAEQTSIVGYRAVQLAHEAGIPKEALQFLPGTGATVGATITADERIGGVCFTGSTVTAKRINLTLAQRDGAIIPLIAETGGQNAMVVDSTSQPEQVVNDVVSSSFTSAGQRCSALRVLYLQEDIADRVIDVMKGAMDELTIGNPGSVKTDVGPVIDATAKANLNAHIDHIKQVGRLINQLELPAGTENGHFVAPTAVEIDSIKVLEKEHFGPILHVIRYKAADLPKVIDDINSTGFGLTLGIHSRNEGHALEVADKVNVGNVYINRNQIGAVVGVQPFGGQGLSGTGPKAGGPHYLTRFVTEKTRTNNITAIGGNATLLSLGDSEE from the coding sequence ATGTTCAAAGCAAGTGAAGTTCTGACTGGTCGTTACGACTCAGCTACCCTAGATGAGCTATTTACAGCGATCACCAACAACTATATTGTCGACGAAGAGCAGTACCTCTCTGAACTGATTAAGCTTGTTCCCTCGAGCGACGACGAGATTCAACGTATTACCAAGCGTGCCCATGACCTGGTGCACAAGGTGCGTCAATACGACAAGAAAGGACTCATGGTCGGTATCGACGCCTTCCTACAACAGTACAGCCTGGAGACCCAAGAGGGGATCATCCTCATGTGTCTGGCCGAGGCCCTGCTGCGTATCCCTGATGCGGCCACCGCCGACGCCCTGATCGACGACAAACTCTCGGGCGCCAAGTGGGATGAGCACCTGAGCAAGAGTGACTCTACCCTGGTTAACGCCTCAACCTGGGGCCTGATGCTCACGGGTAAGATCATCTCCCTGGACAAGAGCATAGACGGCAAGCCAAGCAGCCTGCTGAATCGTCTGGTCAACCGCCTAGGTGAGCCAGTGATCCGCCAAGCCATGCTGGCGGCGATGAAAATCATGGGTAAACAGTTCGTACTGGGCCGTACGGTACAAGAGGCACTGAAGAACAGCACTGACAAGCGCAAGCTGGGCTACACCCACAGCTACGACATGCTGGGCGAAGCCGCCCTGACCATGAAAGACGCGCAGAAGTACTACCAAGATTACTCCAATGCCATCGCGGCACTGGGCGCCCAGCATTATGATGAGAGCGAGGCGCCACGCCCGACCATCTCTATCAAGCTATCGGCGCTGCACCCTCGCTATGAGGTGGCCAACGAAGACAGAACCATGACAGAGCTGTATGACACGCTCGTCAAGCTAGTGTCTCAGGCGCGTAGCCTCAACGTGGGTGTCTCTATCGATGCCGAAGAGGTTGACCGTCTCGAGCTGTCACTGAAGCTCTTCCAGAAGCTGTATAACTCAGATGCCGCCAAGGGCTGGGGCCTGCTGGGTCTCGTGGTACAGGCCTACTCTAAGCGCGCCCTACCCGTGCTGTGCTGGATCACCCGTCTGGCCAAAGATCAGGGCGATGAGATCCCTGTACGCCTGGTGAAAGGCGCCTACTGGGACAGCGAGCTGAAGTGGGCTCAGGTTGCCGGCGAAGGCGGATACCCGCTGTTTACCCGCAAGGCGGGTACCGACGTCTCTTACCTTGCCTGTGCACGCTACCTGCTGTCTGACGCCACCCGCGGCGCCATCTACCCGCAGTTTGCCAGCCACAACGCCCAGACAGTGGCCGCCATCACCGACATGGCCGGCGACCGTCTGTATGAGTTCCAGCGCCTACACGGCATGGGCGAAGAGCTGTACGACACCCTACTGGCCGAGAGCGGCGTAAGCACGGTTCGCATCTACGCCCCTGTGGGTGCCCACAAAGATCTGCTGCCTTACCTGGTGCGTCGTCTGCTGGAAAACGGCGCCAACACCTCGTTCGTACACAAGCTGGTCGACCCTAAGACACCGATCGAATCTTTGGTTGTCCACCCATTGACGACCCTACAAAGCTATAAAACCCTAGCCAACAATAAAATCGTTCAGCCGATCGACATCTTCGGCGCCGAGCGTAAAAACTCCAAGGGAATCAACATGAACATCATCTCAGAATCTGAGCCTTTCTTCGCCGCGCTGGACAAGTTCAAAGACCAGCAGTGGTCTGCCGGCCCTATCGTCAATGGCGAAACCCTCAGCGGCGAAACCATTGAGGTGAAGAGCCCATACGACACCACACAGATCGTCGGCAAGGTTGCCTTCGCCAACAATCAGGCGATCGAGCAGGCTCTGGCCAGCGCCCACAACGCCTTCGGCAGCTGGTGCTCAACCCCGGTTGAAGTACGTGCCAACGCGCTACAGAAGCTGGCGGATCTGCTTGAAGAGAACCGCGAAGAGCTGATCGCCCTCTGTACCCGTGAAGCGGGTAAGAGCATTCAAGACGGCATCGACGAGGTGCGCGAGGCGGTCGATTTCTGTCGCTACTACGCGGTACAAGCCAAGAAGATGATGGGCAAGCCTGAGCTGCTGCCAGGCCCAACGGGTGAGCTGAACGAGCTGTTCCTGCAAGGCCGTGGCGTATTCGTCTGTATCAGCCCGTGGAACTTCCCACTGGCGATCTTCCTAGGTCAGGTCACTGCGGCGCTGGCGGCGGGTAACACAGTCGTAGCCAAACCTGCCGAGCAGACCTCTATCGTAGGTTACCGCGCGGTGCAACTGGCCCATGAGGCCGGTATTCCGAAAGAAGCCCTGCAGTTCCTGCCTGGTACGGGTGCTACCGTTGGCGCGACCATCACGGCCGATGAGCGTATCGGCGGCGTCTGCTTTACCGGCTCGACCGTGACCGCTAAGCGCATCAACCTGACACTGGCACAGCGTGACGGTGCCATCATCCCGCTGATCGCCGAGACAGGTGGTCAGAACGCCATGGTGGTGGACTCGACTTCACAGCCAGAGCAGGTGGTTAACGACGTGGTTTCCTCTTCGTTCACCAGCGCCGGTCAACGTTGTTCGGCCCTGCGCGTGCTCTATCTACAGGAAGATATCGCCGATCGCGTGATCGACGTGATGAAGGGCGCCATGGACGAGCTGACCATAGGCAACCCAGGTTCGGTGAAGACAGATGTTGGTCCTGTGATCGACGCGACCGCCAAAGCGAACCTCAACGCCCACATCGACCATATCAAGCAGGTGGGTCGTCTGATCAACCAGCTGGAGCTGCCAGCAGGTACCGAAAATGGTCACTTCGTGGCGCCAACTGCGGTAGAGATCGACTCTATCAAGGTGCTGGAGAAGGAACACTTCGGTCCTATCCTGCACGTGATCCGCTACAAGGCAGCCGACCTGCCTAAGGTGATCGACGACATCAACTCAACAGGTTTCGGTCTGACCCTGGGCATCCACAGCCGCAACGAGGGCCATGCCCTGGAAGTGGCCGACAAGGTCAACGTGGGTAACGTCTACATCAACCGTAACCAGATTGGCGCCGTAGTTGGCGTGCAGCCGTTCGGCGGTCAAGGCCTGTCGGGCACGGGTCCTAAGGCCGGTGGTCCACACTACCTGACCCGTTTCGTCACCGAGAAGACGCGCACCAACAACATCACCGCCATCGGCGGTAACGCCACCCTGCTTTCTCTGGGTGACAGCGAAGAATAA
- a CDS encoding TIGR04211 family SH3 domain-containing protein, with the protein MMLISSTLMAAEQTRYISDNVYTFIHGGPGTQYRILGSVEAGQPVTYLGEMQNDYAKVVDHKGREGWVDSKMLDSGKSFRVQLPEVQAELDRVKAELENITNESDSSTQVIRQLRSQLANAEEALAKASSERDSATRELTKLKNDERFELMKQGGMIAGIGVLIGVILVYLPRPRRRQKNRW; encoded by the coding sequence ATGATGCTAATATCATCGACCCTGATGGCGGCAGAGCAGACCCGTTATATCTCAGATAACGTCTACACCTTCATTCACGGTGGTCCTGGCACCCAATACCGTATTCTGGGCAGCGTCGAAGCCGGTCAACCGGTCACCTACCTGGGTGAGATGCAAAACGACTACGCTAAGGTCGTCGACCACAAGGGCCGCGAAGGCTGGGTCGACAGCAAGATGTTGGACTCTGGCAAGAGCTTCCGAGTGCAGCTGCCAGAAGTTCAGGCCGAACTCGACAGAGTCAAGGCCGAGCTTGAGAACATCACCAACGAGAGCGACAGCAGCACTCAGGTGATCCGCCAGCTACGTTCACAACTGGCCAATGCCGAAGAAGCCCTGGCCAAGGCCTCGAGCGAGCGCGACAGCGCCACCCGCGAGCTGACCAAGCTGAAAAACGACGAGCGCTTCGAGCTGATGAAGCAAGGCGGCATGATTGCCGGTATCGGCGTGTTGATCGGTGTGATTCTGGTCTACCTGCCGCGTCCACGTCGTCGCCAGAAGAACCGTTGGTAA